From one Acinonyx jubatus isolate Ajub_Pintada_27869175 chromosome B1, VMU_Ajub_asm_v1.0, whole genome shotgun sequence genomic stretch:
- the YTHDC1 gene encoding YTH domain-containing protein 1 isoform X1, translating into MAADSREEKEDYQDCSSWLLSDGELNVLDDILTEVPEQDDELYNPESEQDKNEKKGSKRKSDRMESTDIKRQKPSLHSRQLISKPLSSSVSNNKRIVSTKGKSVAEYKNEEYQRSERSKRLEADRKIRLSSSASREPYKSQPEKTCLRKRDPERRTKSPTPDGSERIGLEVDRRASRSSQSSKEEVNSEEYGSDHETGSSGSSDEQGNNTENEEEGVEDVEEDEEVEEDAEEDEEVDEDGEEEEEEEEEEEEEEEEEEEEEEEYEQDERDQKEEGNDYDTRSEASDSDSESVSFTDGSVRSGSGTDGSDEKKKERKRARGISPIVFDRSGSSASESYAGSEKKHEKLSSSVRAVRKDQTSKLKYVLQDARFFLIKSNNHENVSLAKAKGVWSTLPVNEKKLNAAFRSARSVILIFSVRESGKFQGFARLSSESHHGGSPIHWVLPAGMNAKMLGGVFKIDWICRRELPFTKSAHLTNPWNEHKPVKIGRDGQEIELECGTQLCLLFPPDESIDLYQVIHKMRHKRRMHSQPRSRGRPSRREPVRDVGRRRPEDYDIHNSRKKPRIDYAPEFHQRPGYLKDPRYQEVDSFTNLIPNRRFSGVRRDVFLNGSYNDYVREFHNMGPPPPWQGMAPYPGMEQPPHHPYYQHHAPPPQAHPPYSGHHPVPHEARYRDKRVHDYDMRVDDFLRRTQAVVSGRRSRPRERDRERERDRPRDNRRDRERDRGRDRERERERLCDRDRDRGERGRYRR; encoded by the exons ATGGCGGCCGACAGCCGGGAGGAGAAAG AAGACTATCAGGACTGCTCCAGCTGGTTGCTTTCAG ATGGAGAACTTAATGTTCTAGATGACATTTTGACTGAAGTACCAGAACAGGATGATGAACTGTATAATCCAGAGAGTGAACAAGATAAAAACGAGAAAAAGg gatcaaaaagaaaaagtgaccGAATGGAATCTACTGACATCAAGCGGCAAAAGCCTTCTCTTCATTCAAGACAGTTGATTTCTAAGCCACTGAGCTCATCTGTCAGCAATAACAAAAGAATAGTTAGTACCAAGGGAAAGTCAGTTGCAGAGTATAAAAATGAGGAATATCAAAGATCTGAAAGAAGCAAGCGTCTAGAAGCTGATCGGAAGATTCGTTTGTCAAGCAGTGCTTCTAGAGAACCTTATAAGAGTCAGCCTGAAAAAACTTGTCTCCGGAAAAGGGATCCTGAAAGGAGGACCAAATCCCCTACACCAGATGGTTCTGAG AGAATTGGGCTTGAAGTGGATAGACGTGCAAGCAGATCCAGCCAATCTTCTAAGGAAGAAGTTAACTCTGAAGAATATGGCTCTGACCATGAGACTGGCAGCAGTGGTTCTTCTGATGAGCAAGGCAACAACACTGAGaatgaggaggaaggggtggaagATGTGGAAGAAGATGAAGAGGTAGAAGAAGATGCGGAGGAAGATGAAGAAGTGGACGaagatggagaagaggaggaggaggaggaggaggaagaagaggaggaagaagaggaggaggaggaggaagaagaagaatatgAACAGGATGAGAGAGaccagaaggaagagggaaatgatTATGACACTCGAAGTGAAGCTAGCGACTCTGATTCTGAATCCGTTTCCTTCACAGATGGATCTGTCAGATCTGGTTCAGGCACAGATGGATCAG atgagaaaaagaaggaaaggaagagagctaGAGGCATCTCTCCAATTGTTTTTGATAGAAGTGGAAGCTCTGCATCAGAGTCCTATGCAG GTTCAGAAAAGAAGCATGAGAAATTATCATCTTCCGTTCGTGCTGTCCGAAAAG atcAAACCAGTAAACTCAAATATGTCCTACAGGATGCAAGATTTTTTCTCATAAAGAGTAACAACCATGAGAATGTGTCTCTTGCCAAAGCTAAG GGTGTTTGGTCCACGCTGCCAGtaaatgagaagaaattaaatgCTGCATTCAGATCTGCAAGGAGTGTTATCTTAATATTTTCTGTCAGAGAGAGTGGAAAATTTCAAG GATTTGCAAGACTTTCTTCAGAGTCACATCATGGAGGATCTCCTATACATTGGGTGCTTCCAGCAGGAATGAACGCTAAAATGTTGGGAGGAGTTTTTAAAATTGACTGGATTTGCAG GCGTGAATTACCCTTCACTAAGTCAGCTCATCTCACCAATCCTTGGAATGAACATAAGCCAGTAAAGATTGGACGTGATGGACAG GAAATTGAACTTGAATGTGGAACCCAGCTTTGTCTTCTATTTCCCCCCGATGAAAGTATTGACTTGTATCAGGTCATTCATAAAATGCGTCACAAGAGAAGAATGCATTCTCAGCCCCGATCAAGAGGACGTCCATCCCGTCGAGAACCAGTCCGGGATGTGGGAAG GCGTCGACCAGAAGATTATGATATTCATAACAGCAGAAAGAAACCAAGGATTGACTATGCCCCTGAGTTTCACCAGAGACCag GGTATTTAAAGGATCCACGATACCAGGAAGTAGACAG TTTCACAAATCTTATTCCCAACAGACGATTTTCAGGAGTTCGCCGAGATGTGTTTTTAAATGGG tcctACAATGATTATGTGAGGGAATTTCATAACATGGGACCACCACCACCTTGGCAAGgaatg GCTCCTTATCCTGGAATGGAACAACCTCCACACCATCCTTACTATCAGCACCATGCTCCACCTCCTCAAGCTCATCCCCCTTACTCAGGACATCACCCAGTACCACATGAAGCAAGATACAGAGATAAACGAGTA cATGATTATGACATGAGAGTGGATGATTTCCTTCGTCGCACACAAGCTGTTGTCAGTGGTCGGAGAAGTAGACCCCGTGAAAGAGATCGGGAGCGGGAGCGAGACCGCCCTAGAGAtaacagaagagacagagaacgagaTAGAGGAcgtgatagagagagagaaagagagcgattGTGTGACCGGGACAGAGACCGAGGGGAGAGAGGTCGATATAGAAGATAA
- the YTHDC1 gene encoding YTH domain-containing protein 1 isoform X4 yields the protein MAADSREEKEDYQDCSSWLLSDGELNVLDDILTEVPEQDDELYNPESEQDKNEKKGSKRKSDRMESTDIKRQKPSLHSRQLISKPLSSSVSNNKRIVSTKGKSVAEYKNEEYQRSERSKRLEADRKIRLSSSASREPYKSQPEKTCLRKRDPERRTKSPTPDGSERIGLEVDRRASRSSQSSKEEVNSEEYGSDHETGSSGSSDEQGNNTENEEEGVEDVEEDEEVEEDAEEDEEVDEDGEEEEEEEEEEEEEEEEEEEEEEEYEQDERDQKEEGNDYDTRSEASDSDSESVSFTDGSVRSGSGTDGSDEKKKERKRARGISPIVFDRSGSSASESYADQTSKLKYVLQDARFFLIKSNNHENVSLAKAKGVWSTLPVNEKKLNAAFRSARSVILIFSVRESGKFQGFARLSSESHHGGSPIHWVLPAGMNAKMLGGVFKIDWICRRELPFTKSAHLTNPWNEHKPVKIGRDGQEIELECGTQLCLLFPPDESIDLYQVIHKMRHKRRMHSQPRSRGRPSRREPVRDVGRRRPEDYDIHNSRKKPRIDYAPEFHQRPGYLKDPRYQEVDSFTNLIPNRRFSGVRRDVFLNGSYNDYVREFHNMGPPPPWQGMAPYPGMEQPPHHPYYQHHAPPPQAHPPYSGHHPVPHEARYRDKRVHDYDMRVDDFLRRTQAVVSGRRSRPRERDRERERDRPRDNRRDRERDRGRDRERERERLCDRDRDRGERGRYRR from the exons ATGGCGGCCGACAGCCGGGAGGAGAAAG AAGACTATCAGGACTGCTCCAGCTGGTTGCTTTCAG ATGGAGAACTTAATGTTCTAGATGACATTTTGACTGAAGTACCAGAACAGGATGATGAACTGTATAATCCAGAGAGTGAACAAGATAAAAACGAGAAAAAGg gatcaaaaagaaaaagtgaccGAATGGAATCTACTGACATCAAGCGGCAAAAGCCTTCTCTTCATTCAAGACAGTTGATTTCTAAGCCACTGAGCTCATCTGTCAGCAATAACAAAAGAATAGTTAGTACCAAGGGAAAGTCAGTTGCAGAGTATAAAAATGAGGAATATCAAAGATCTGAAAGAAGCAAGCGTCTAGAAGCTGATCGGAAGATTCGTTTGTCAAGCAGTGCTTCTAGAGAACCTTATAAGAGTCAGCCTGAAAAAACTTGTCTCCGGAAAAGGGATCCTGAAAGGAGGACCAAATCCCCTACACCAGATGGTTCTGAG AGAATTGGGCTTGAAGTGGATAGACGTGCAAGCAGATCCAGCCAATCTTCTAAGGAAGAAGTTAACTCTGAAGAATATGGCTCTGACCATGAGACTGGCAGCAGTGGTTCTTCTGATGAGCAAGGCAACAACACTGAGaatgaggaggaaggggtggaagATGTGGAAGAAGATGAAGAGGTAGAAGAAGATGCGGAGGAAGATGAAGAAGTGGACGaagatggagaagaggaggaggaggaggaggaggaagaagaggaggaagaagaggaggaggaggaggaagaagaagaatatgAACAGGATGAGAGAGaccagaaggaagagggaaatgatTATGACACTCGAAGTGAAGCTAGCGACTCTGATTCTGAATCCGTTTCCTTCACAGATGGATCTGTCAGATCTGGTTCAGGCACAGATGGATCAG atgagaaaaagaaggaaaggaagagagctaGAGGCATCTCTCCAATTGTTTTTGATAGAAGTGGAAGCTCTGCATCAGAGTCCTATGCAG atcAAACCAGTAAACTCAAATATGTCCTACAGGATGCAAGATTTTTTCTCATAAAGAGTAACAACCATGAGAATGTGTCTCTTGCCAAAGCTAAG GGTGTTTGGTCCACGCTGCCAGtaaatgagaagaaattaaatgCTGCATTCAGATCTGCAAGGAGTGTTATCTTAATATTTTCTGTCAGAGAGAGTGGAAAATTTCAAG GATTTGCAAGACTTTCTTCAGAGTCACATCATGGAGGATCTCCTATACATTGGGTGCTTCCAGCAGGAATGAACGCTAAAATGTTGGGAGGAGTTTTTAAAATTGACTGGATTTGCAG GCGTGAATTACCCTTCACTAAGTCAGCTCATCTCACCAATCCTTGGAATGAACATAAGCCAGTAAAGATTGGACGTGATGGACAG GAAATTGAACTTGAATGTGGAACCCAGCTTTGTCTTCTATTTCCCCCCGATGAAAGTATTGACTTGTATCAGGTCATTCATAAAATGCGTCACAAGAGAAGAATGCATTCTCAGCCCCGATCAAGAGGACGTCCATCCCGTCGAGAACCAGTCCGGGATGTGGGAAG GCGTCGACCAGAAGATTATGATATTCATAACAGCAGAAAGAAACCAAGGATTGACTATGCCCCTGAGTTTCACCAGAGACCag GGTATTTAAAGGATCCACGATACCAGGAAGTAGACAG TTTCACAAATCTTATTCCCAACAGACGATTTTCAGGAGTTCGCCGAGATGTGTTTTTAAATGGG tcctACAATGATTATGTGAGGGAATTTCATAACATGGGACCACCACCACCTTGGCAAGgaatg GCTCCTTATCCTGGAATGGAACAACCTCCACACCATCCTTACTATCAGCACCATGCTCCACCTCCTCAAGCTCATCCCCCTTACTCAGGACATCACCCAGTACCACATGAAGCAAGATACAGAGATAAACGAGTA cATGATTATGACATGAGAGTGGATGATTTCCTTCGTCGCACACAAGCTGTTGTCAGTGGTCGGAGAAGTAGACCCCGTGAAAGAGATCGGGAGCGGGAGCGAGACCGCCCTAGAGAtaacagaagagacagagaacgagaTAGAGGAcgtgatagagagagagaaagagagcgattGTGTGACCGGGACAGAGACCGAGGGGAGAGAGGTCGATATAGAAGATAA
- the YTHDC1 gene encoding YTH domain-containing protein 1 isoform X7, with amino-acid sequence MESTDIKRQKPSLHSRQLISKPLSSSVSNNKRIVSTKGKSVAEYKNEEYQRSERSKRLEADRKIRLSSSASREPYKSQPEKTCLRKRDPERRTKSPTPDGSERIGLEVDRRASRSSQSSKEEVNSEEYGSDHETGSSGSSDEQGNNTENEEEGVEDVEEDEEVEEDAEEDEEVDEDGEEEEEEEEEEEEEEEEEEEEEEEYEQDERDQKEEGNDYDTRSEASDSDSESVSFTDGSVRSGSGTDGSDEKKKERKRARGISPIVFDRSGSSASESYAGSEKKHEKLSSSVRAVRKDQTSKLKYVLQDARFFLIKSNNHENVSLAKAKGVWSTLPVNEKKLNAAFRSARSVILIFSVRESGKFQGFARLSSESHHGGSPIHWVLPAGMNAKMLGGVFKIDWICRRELPFTKSAHLTNPWNEHKPVKIGRDGQEIELECGTQLCLLFPPDESIDLYQVIHKMRHKRRMHSQPRSRGRPSRREPVRDVGRRRPEDYDIHNSRKKPRIDYAPEFHQRPGYLKDPRYQEVDSFTNLIPNRRFSGVRRDVFLNGSYNDYVREFHNMGPPPPWQGMAPYPGMEQPPHHPYYQHHAPPPQAHPPYSGHHPVPHEARYRDKRVHDYDMRVDDFLRRTQAVVSGRRSRPRERDRERERDRPRDNRRDRERDRGRDRERERERLCDRDRDRGERGRYRR; translated from the exons ATGGAATCTACTGACATCAAGCGGCAAAAGCCTTCTCTTCATTCAAGACAGTTGATTTCTAAGCCACTGAGCTCATCTGTCAGCAATAACAAAAGAATAGTTAGTACCAAGGGAAAGTCAGTTGCAGAGTATAAAAATGAGGAATATCAAAGATCTGAAAGAAGCAAGCGTCTAGAAGCTGATCGGAAGATTCGTTTGTCAAGCAGTGCTTCTAGAGAACCTTATAAGAGTCAGCCTGAAAAAACTTGTCTCCGGAAAAGGGATCCTGAAAGGAGGACCAAATCCCCTACACCAGATGGTTCTGAG AGAATTGGGCTTGAAGTGGATAGACGTGCAAGCAGATCCAGCCAATCTTCTAAGGAAGAAGTTAACTCTGAAGAATATGGCTCTGACCATGAGACTGGCAGCAGTGGTTCTTCTGATGAGCAAGGCAACAACACTGAGaatgaggaggaaggggtggaagATGTGGAAGAAGATGAAGAGGTAGAAGAAGATGCGGAGGAAGATGAAGAAGTGGACGaagatggagaagaggaggaggaggaggaggaggaagaagaggaggaagaagaggaggaggaggaggaagaagaagaatatgAACAGGATGAGAGAGaccagaaggaagagggaaatgatTATGACACTCGAAGTGAAGCTAGCGACTCTGATTCTGAATCCGTTTCCTTCACAGATGGATCTGTCAGATCTGGTTCAGGCACAGATGGATCAG atgagaaaaagaaggaaaggaagagagctaGAGGCATCTCTCCAATTGTTTTTGATAGAAGTGGAAGCTCTGCATCAGAGTCCTATGCAG GTTCAGAAAAGAAGCATGAGAAATTATCATCTTCCGTTCGTGCTGTCCGAAAAG atcAAACCAGTAAACTCAAATATGTCCTACAGGATGCAAGATTTTTTCTCATAAAGAGTAACAACCATGAGAATGTGTCTCTTGCCAAAGCTAAG GGTGTTTGGTCCACGCTGCCAGtaaatgagaagaaattaaatgCTGCATTCAGATCTGCAAGGAGTGTTATCTTAATATTTTCTGTCAGAGAGAGTGGAAAATTTCAAG GATTTGCAAGACTTTCTTCAGAGTCACATCATGGAGGATCTCCTATACATTGGGTGCTTCCAGCAGGAATGAACGCTAAAATGTTGGGAGGAGTTTTTAAAATTGACTGGATTTGCAG GCGTGAATTACCCTTCACTAAGTCAGCTCATCTCACCAATCCTTGGAATGAACATAAGCCAGTAAAGATTGGACGTGATGGACAG GAAATTGAACTTGAATGTGGAACCCAGCTTTGTCTTCTATTTCCCCCCGATGAAAGTATTGACTTGTATCAGGTCATTCATAAAATGCGTCACAAGAGAAGAATGCATTCTCAGCCCCGATCAAGAGGACGTCCATCCCGTCGAGAACCAGTCCGGGATGTGGGAAG GCGTCGACCAGAAGATTATGATATTCATAACAGCAGAAAGAAACCAAGGATTGACTATGCCCCTGAGTTTCACCAGAGACCag GGTATTTAAAGGATCCACGATACCAGGAAGTAGACAG TTTCACAAATCTTATTCCCAACAGACGATTTTCAGGAGTTCGCCGAGATGTGTTTTTAAATGGG tcctACAATGATTATGTGAGGGAATTTCATAACATGGGACCACCACCACCTTGGCAAGgaatg GCTCCTTATCCTGGAATGGAACAACCTCCACACCATCCTTACTATCAGCACCATGCTCCACCTCCTCAAGCTCATCCCCCTTACTCAGGACATCACCCAGTACCACATGAAGCAAGATACAGAGATAAACGAGTA cATGATTATGACATGAGAGTGGATGATTTCCTTCGTCGCACACAAGCTGTTGTCAGTGGTCGGAGAAGTAGACCCCGTGAAAGAGATCGGGAGCGGGAGCGAGACCGCCCTAGAGAtaacagaagagacagagaacgagaTAGAGGAcgtgatagagagagagaaagagagcgattGTGTGACCGGGACAGAGACCGAGGGGAGAGAGGTCGATATAGAAGATAA